Proteins from a genomic interval of Bombyx mori chromosome 8, ASM3026992v2:
- the Gr68 gene encoding gustatory receptor 68, with protein sequence MRFGLKAGAAVVTILRPYNLCLKNIFKPFYVMLSLLGLFPYSIRFLGGKQFLIKPKSIYTNAVCALSLMLSMTLFLIFHIDHIIYKSTEDNSLTEGFMTQVNYIIEMLNLEIFCVVYYFSSFLNRNKFVKVLNTVAVWSDRISISGIKTLSFLRLKIHFSIGILMFLLISQVCVNFTRVDSLWKKVLVMFTFNIPQMIQFTAILFYYILVNMVITLLVIIQENISISTRDTKTSSFIRVEHRMPLSLKQLELIYIKAFELKRDINKAFEAPILLTTMQCFHSIVSESHIIYHGAVMEPHMVLHSIMNCSVWILYQLFKLYILASTGHLLQEKIQHFSNLIHFHGKGLTVYGLFPLDGTLMFKVVASAAMYLIILVQFDKRN encoded by the exons atgcgtttcggtttgaaggctggggcagccgttgtaactatactgagaccttacaacttatgtctcaag AATATATTTAAGCCGTTTTATGTTATGTTATCTTTATTAGGTTTATTTCCATATAGTATTCGATTCTTGGGCGGTAAACAGTTTTTGATTAAACCTAAATCGATTTATACTAACGCGGTCTGTGCTCTTTCATTAATGCTGTCCATGACTTTGTTCTTGATTTTTCACATCGACCATATTATCTATAAATCAACTGAAGACAATTCTTTGACTGAAGGCTTCATGACCCAAGTGAACTATATAATCGAGATGTTAAATTTGGAGATATTTTGTgtcgtttattatttttcttcgtTTCTCAACAGAAATAAGTTTGTCAAGGTGCTGAACACAGTGGCTGTATGGTCGGACCGTATCTCCATCTCCGGTATCAAAACTCTAAGTTTCCTACGTCTAAAAATTCATTTCTCTATTGGAATCCTAATGTTCTTGTTAATAAGTCAAGTATGTGTCAACTTTACCCGTGTTGATAGCCTCTGGAAGAAAGTATTGGTTATGTTTACCTTCAATATTCCTCAAATGATACAATTTACAgccatattattttattacatacttgTTAATATGGTAATTACGTTGTTAGTAATTATCCaggaaaatatttcaataagcACGAGAGATACAAAAACAAGTTCTTTCATAAGAGTGGAACATAGAATGCCGTTATCGTTGAAACAACTGGAATTGATTTACATAAAGGCTTTTGAACTGAAAAGAGATATCAATAAAGCTTTTGAAGCTCCAATATTGTTGACTACAATGCAATGTTTTCACTCAATAGTAAGCGAATCACATATCATCTACCATGGTGCGGTAATGGAGCCACACATGGTACTACATTCAATAATGAATTGCTCTGTTTGGATACTATATCAGctattcaaattatatatattagctTCAACAGGTCATTTGCTACAGGAGAag ATACAACATTTTTCAAATCTAATACACTTCCATGGAAAAGGATTAACCGTGTATGGATTATTCCCATTGGATGGCACCTTAATGTTCAAA GTCGTTGCTTCAGCTGCGATGTACCTTATTATTTTAGTTCAGTTTGATAAAAGAAATTAa
- the Gr68 gene encoding gustatory receptor 68 isoform X1 — translation MLLTRLRKYIYPPRESLNLQNIFKPFYVMLSLLGLFPYSIRFLGGKQFLIKPKSIYTNAVCALSLMLSMTLFLIFHIDHIIYKSTEDNSLTEGFMTQVNYIIEMLNLEIFCVVYYFSSFLNRNKFVKVLNTVAVWSDRISISGIKTLSFLRLKIHFSIGILMFLLISQVCVNFTRVDSLWKKVLVMFTFNIPQMIQFTAILFYYILVNMVITLLVIIQENISISTRDTKTSSFIRVEHRMPLSLKQLELIYIKAFELKRDINKAFEAPILLTTMQCFHSIVSESHIIYHGAVMEPHMVLHSIMNCSVWILYQLFKLYILASTGHLLQEKNLKIGQMLHSIRKDKNDFQLLLEIQHFSNLIHFHGKGLTVYGLFPLDGTLMFKVVASAAMYLIILVQFDKRN, via the exons ATGTTGCTTACACGCTTAAGAAAGTATATTTATCCTCCGCGGGAGTCCTTGAATTTGCAGAATATATTTAAGCCGTTTTATGTTATGTTATCTTTATTAGGTTTATTTCCATATAGTATTCGATTCTTGGGCGGTAAACAGTTTTTGATTAAACCTAAATCGATTTATACTAACGCGGTCTGTGCTCTTTCATTAATGCTGTCCATGACTTTGTTCTTGATTTTTCACATCGACCATATTATCTATAAATCAACTGAAGACAATTCTTTGACTGAAGGCTTCATGACCCAAGTGAACTATATAATCGAGATGTTAAATTTGGAGATATTTTGTgtcgtttattatttttcttcgtTTCTCAACAGAAATAAGTTTGTCAAGGTGCTGAACACAGTGGCTGTATGGTCGGACCGTATCTCCATCTCCGGTATCAAAACTCTAAGTTTCCTACGTCTAAAAATTCATTTCTCTATTGGAATCCTAATGTTCTTGTTAATAAGTCAAGTATGTGTCAACTTTACCCGTGTTGATAGCCTCTGGAAGAAAGTATTGGTTATGTTTACCTTCAATATTCCTCAAATGATACAATTTACAgccatattattttattacatacttgTTAATATGGTAATTACGTTGTTAGTAATTATCCaggaaaatatttcaataagcACGAGAGATACAAAAACAAGTTCTTTCATAAGAGTGGAACATAGAATGCCGTTATCGTTGAAACAACTGGAATTGATTTACATAAAGGCTTTTGAACTGAAAAGAGATATCAATAAAGCTTTTGAAGCTCCAATATTGTTGACTACAATGCAATGTTTTCACTCAATAGTAAGCGAATCACATATCATCTACCATGGTGCGGTAATGGAGCCACACATGGTACTACATTCAATAATGAATTGCTCTGTTTGGATACTATATCAGctattcaaattatatatattagctTCAACAGGTCATTTGCTACAGGAGAag AACCTTAAGATTGGCCAAATGCTACATAGTATACGAAAAGACAAAAACGACTTTCAATTGTTATTAGAG ATACAACATTTTTCAAATCTAATACACTTCCATGGAAAAGGATTAACCGTGTATGGATTATTCCCATTGGATGGCACCTTAATGTTCAAA GTCGTTGCTTCAGCTGCGATGTACCTTATTATTTTAGTTCAGTTTGATAAAAGAAATTAa